One stretch of Labrenzia sp. CE80 DNA includes these proteins:
- a CDS encoding bifunctional rhamnulose-1-phosphate aldolase/short-chain dehydrogenase: MLNSAAGSRLETLWDTQMASSMGEAELLLYRSNLLGSDKRITNYGGGNTSAKVTEKDPLSGQDVEVLWVKGSGGDVGTIKMDGFATLYMDKLRALKGLYRGVEFEDEMVAYLPHCTFNLNARAASIDTPLHAYVPKKHVDHMHPDAIIAIAAAADSKAITAEIFGDDIGWLPWKRPGYELGLWLENFCAENPQARGVVLESHGLFTWADDARTCYETTIEIINKAIGWFEQKGAEKDAFGGSRYKSIPPADRRKVAAELMPAIRGMVSGNHHMVGHFDDSDAVLEFVCANDMKALAALGTSCPDHFLRTKIRPLVVDFDPENPDLQKTLDGLADSVTAYREGYAAYYERCKHDDSPAIRDPNAVVYLIPGVGMITFAKDKATARISGEFYTNAINVMRGASSVSTYRGLPEQEAFDIEYWLLEEAKLQRMPKPKKLAGKIALITGGAGGIGSATAERFLREGACVVLADIDAQAISATAKNLAERYSKDVVRTVIMDVTDEDAVADSFARAALEFGGVDILVSNAGIASSAPIEETTLALWNKNMSILSTGYFLVSRAAFQMMRAQDLGGSIVFIGSKNGLAASPGASAYCTAKASELHLARCLALEGAPHGIRVNVVNPDAVLRGSKIWSGDWLKERAEAYGKDASELEEHYRQRSLLKLSVLPEDIAEASYFFASSSSEKSTGNIINVDAGNVQAFTR; the protein is encoded by the coding sequence ATGTTGAATTCTGCCGCCGGGTCCCGGCTGGAAACGCTTTGGGACACTCAAATGGCGTCATCCATGGGCGAGGCCGAGTTATTGCTCTACCGTTCCAACCTTTTGGGATCGGACAAGCGGATTACAAACTATGGCGGCGGCAACACATCAGCGAAGGTCACCGAAAAAGATCCGCTAAGCGGGCAAGATGTTGAGGTGCTCTGGGTCAAAGGGTCAGGGGGTGATGTTGGCACCATCAAGATGGATGGTTTTGCCACGTTGTACATGGACAAACTCCGTGCGTTGAAGGGACTTTATCGTGGCGTGGAGTTCGAAGATGAAATGGTGGCCTATCTGCCGCATTGCACGTTCAACCTCAATGCGCGGGCTGCCTCCATTGACACACCCTTGCATGCCTACGTTCCCAAAAAACATGTCGATCACATGCATCCGGACGCGATCATCGCGATAGCCGCTGCGGCTGACAGCAAAGCAATCACAGCAGAAATTTTCGGTGATGATATCGGCTGGCTTCCCTGGAAACGGCCGGGATATGAACTTGGTCTCTGGCTGGAAAATTTCTGCGCGGAGAATCCGCAGGCTCGAGGTGTTGTTCTCGAAAGTCATGGCCTCTTCACATGGGCAGATGACGCCAGAACCTGCTATGAGACGACAATCGAGATCATCAACAAGGCGATTGGCTGGTTCGAACAGAAAGGCGCTGAAAAAGACGCGTTTGGCGGTTCCAGGTACAAGTCCATACCACCTGCAGATCGTCGGAAAGTCGCTGCAGAATTGATGCCTGCAATCAGGGGAATGGTAAGCGGCAATCATCATATGGTCGGGCATTTCGATGACAGCGATGCCGTGCTGGAGTTTGTCTGTGCCAATGACATGAAGGCGCTGGCAGCTCTTGGTACCAGCTGCCCGGACCATTTTTTGCGCACAAAGATCAGACCGCTGGTCGTCGATTTCGACCCGGAAAACCCGGATTTGCAGAAAACCCTGGACGGTTTGGCGGATTCTGTAACCGCTTACCGGGAGGGCTATGCAGCCTATTATGAGCGCTGCAAGCACGATGACAGCCCGGCCATTCGAGACCCGAATGCCGTTGTCTATCTGATACCAGGTGTCGGAATGATAACGTTTGCCAAGGACAAGGCAACAGCTCGCATTTCCGGTGAATTCTATACCAACGCCATCAACGTTATGCGCGGTGCGTCCAGTGTTTCAACCTACCGCGGGTTACCGGAGCAGGAAGCATTCGACATTGAGTACTGGTTGTTGGAAGAAGCCAAGTTGCAGCGAATGCCGAAGCCCAAAAAGCTGGCTGGGAAAATCGCCCTGATAACAGGTGGTGCAGGCGGCATTGGATCAGCAACCGCAGAGCGGTTTCTAAGGGAAGGTGCCTGCGTCGTTCTGGCGGATATCGACGCCCAAGCAATTTCGGCAACGGCAAAAAATCTGGCCGAGCGCTATTCAAAGGATGTTGTTCGCACCGTGATCATGGACGTCACCGACGAGGACGCGGTCGCCGATAGTTTCGCGCGAGCTGCACTTGAATTTGGCGGTGTCGATATTCTGGTTTCCAATGCCGGGATTGCATCCTCTGCGCCGATTGAAGAGACGACGTTGGCGCTTTGGAACAAGAACATGTCGATCTTGTCGACGGGCTATTTCCTTGTATCTCGTGCTGCCTTTCAGATGATGAGAGCCCAGGATCTGGGCGGCTCCATAGTCTTTATTGGTTCCAAGAACGGACTGGCTGCCTCTCCGGGAGCCAGTGCTTATTGCACCGCCAAAGCCTCGGAACTGCATCTCGCGCGTTGCCTCGCTCTGGAAGGGGCCCCGCATGGGATAAGGGTCAATGTGGTCAACCCTGATGCGGTCCTGCGCGGGTCGAAGATCTGGTCCGGGGATTGGCTGAAAGAGCGGGCAGAAGCTTACGGCAAGGATGCTTCGGAGCTTGAGGAGCATTATCGTCAAAGGTCGCTTTTAAAACTGTCCGTTCTTCCTGAGGATATCGCGGAAGCGAGCTATTTCTTTGCTTCCAGTTCATCCGAAAAGTCGACCGGAAACATTATCAATGTTGATGCCGGGAATGTTCAGGCCTTCACGCGCTAA
- a CDS encoding DeoR/GlpR family DNA-binding transcription regulator produces MHEKERHRIILSAVQDRPVVTVQDLVALTESSEATIRRDIAGLHMQKKLRRVRGGAESINPPQFVGLAGRPFSVNETINISQKRAIAQKAVELCDDGDAIIINGGTTTFQMVHPLATKRMQIFTNSFPIAEHLLKNSKNTIMLSGGVIYREQNIILSPFENDVTRNFYAKRMFMGAQGLGPLGLMEADPLLIQAEQKLIGQADELVVLVDSSKFSARSSLILCPLDRISTVITDDGIPDSAANLLEQADIKLIVAQTSAAQAKATSNG; encoded by the coding sequence ATGCACGAGAAAGAACGCCACAGAATTATTCTATCAGCGGTTCAGGACCGTCCGGTTGTCACCGTGCAGGATCTTGTCGCATTGACGGAATCTTCTGAGGCTACCATTCGTCGGGACATTGCCGGACTTCATATGCAAAAGAAGTTGCGGCGGGTTCGTGGCGGTGCAGAGTCAATCAATCCGCCACAGTTCGTCGGATTGGCCGGCCGTCCTTTCAGCGTCAACGAAACCATCAACATCTCGCAGAAGCGTGCAATTGCCCAAAAGGCTGTTGAGCTTTGCGATGACGGCGATGCCATTATCATCAATGGCGGAACGACGACCTTTCAAATGGTGCACCCCTTGGCAACCAAGCGGATGCAGATTTTCACCAACTCGTTTCCAATCGCCGAGCATCTTCTTAAGAACTCAAAAAACACAATCATGTTGTCCGGCGGTGTGATTTACCGCGAACAAAACATCATCCTGAGCCCTTTCGAGAATGACGTAACGCGAAACTTCTATGCCAAGCGGATGTTCATGGGCGCACAGGGTCTGGGGCCGCTTGGTCTCATGGAGGCGGACCCACTCCTGATCCAGGCTGAACAAAAGCTGATCGGTCAAGCCGACGAGTTGGTTGTTCTGGTGGATTCTTCCAAATTCAGTGCTCGTTCCAGTCTAATTCTGTGTCCACTGGACCGGATCTCCACCGTGATCACCGATGACGGCATTCCTGACAGTGCCGCGAACTTGCTGGAGCAAGCTGACATCAAACTGATTGTGGCACAGACAAGTGCTGCACAGGCCAAAGCGACCTCAAACGGTTAG
- a CDS encoding FGGY-family carbohydrate kinase, with protein MKQVRHVAVIDIGKTNAKVAVVDLNDEREIGVMTRPNHVRPGPPYPHYDIEGHWTFICNALADLHRRHRIDAVSVTTHGASIVLLDSNGDLAAPVLDYEFKEPDNLTDQYDAIRPDFGETGSPRLKMGLNVGAQLFWQLKSDVKLSDRIATVLTYPQYWAFRLSGIVANEVTSLGCHTDLWCPKEQRFSDLVQELGLSDKMAPIRQASDCLGPLLPQTAAQTGLPVNLPVYCGIHDSNASLYPHLLKREPPFSIVSTGTWVITFAVGGSTKPLDAKHDTLINVNAWSDPVPSARFMGGREYEMILEGADTGFAEADVASVLDNEIMLFPAVDPRSGPFQGRQHHWSVDESSLTSSEKYIALSFYLALTTAVCLEMTGADGPVIVEGPFTRNQPYLDMLQAATARKTISAGGSATGTSIGAALLAAGSKQLSRTNDNGSFLTDCPDDLLRRYATRWFEMTDGTAHPT; from the coding sequence ATGAAACAAGTCCGGCATGTGGCTGTGATTGATATCGGCAAGACCAATGCAAAGGTCGCCGTCGTCGATTTGAATGACGAGCGGGAAATTGGCGTAATGACCAGGCCAAATCATGTGCGCCCCGGTCCACCTTATCCTCACTATGACATAGAAGGGCACTGGACATTCATCTGCAATGCCCTTGCAGACCTGCACCGCAGACACAGGATCGATGCGGTGTCAGTTACCACGCATGGTGCGTCTATCGTACTACTCGATAGCAACGGCGATCTCGCTGCACCAGTTCTGGATTATGAGTTTAAAGAACCGGACAATCTGACAGATCAGTATGATGCCATCAGGCCGGACTTCGGCGAAACCGGATCCCCTCGGCTAAAAATGGGTCTCAATGTTGGCGCGCAACTTTTCTGGCAACTCAAGTCAGATGTAAAACTCTCCGACCGCATCGCGACCGTCCTGACCTATCCGCAATATTGGGCGTTTCGCTTGAGCGGAATTGTCGCCAACGAGGTCACCTCGCTTGGGTGTCATACGGATCTGTGGTGTCCCAAAGAACAACGATTTTCCGATTTGGTTCAGGAATTGGGACTGAGTGACAAAATGGCTCCGATCCGCCAGGCGTCTGACTGTTTGGGACCGCTTTTGCCGCAGACTGCTGCGCAAACAGGGCTTCCAGTTAACCTGCCGGTGTATTGCGGCATCCACGATTCCAACGCGTCGCTCTATCCGCATCTGTTAAAGCGAGAGCCGCCATTTTCAATCGTTTCCACTGGAACCTGGGTGATCACATTTGCCGTCGGCGGCTCTACAAAACCGCTGGATGCCAAGCACGACACGTTGATCAATGTGAATGCCTGGAGCGACCCTGTTCCCTCCGCCCGCTTTATGGGTGGTAGGGAATATGAGATGATCCTTGAAGGCGCAGACACTGGCTTTGCCGAGGCTGATGTTGCAAGCGTCCTCGACAATGAGATTATGCTGTTTCCTGCCGTTGACCCGCGCTCAGGCCCGTTTCAAGGCAGGCAGCATCATTGGAGTGTTGACGAGAGCAGTCTGACCTCCAGCGAAAAATACATAGCTTTGTCGTTCTACCTGGCCCTTACCACCGCAGTTTGCCTTGAGATGACGGGAGCTGATGGTCCCGTGATTGTCGAAGGCCCTTTCACACGAAACCAGCCCTATCTGGATATGCTTCAAGCCGCGACAGCTCGGAAAACGATATCAGCTGGCGGTTCGGCGACCGGCACCAGCATCGGCGCGGCGCTCTTGGCGGCCGGGTCCAAGCAACTGTCGAGGACGAACGACAATGGATCATTCCTAACAGATTGCCCTGACGACCTACTTCGCCGATATGCCACGAGATGGTTCGAAATGACGGATGGAACTGCCCACCCGACGTGA
- the rhaS gene encoding rhamnose ABC transporter substrate-binding protein yields the protein MKLFKSLLAATAVTAICMAGPAQAETKRIALVVKALGIGFFEAAAKGAEEAAKELGDVEIIYTGPTDTTAEGQIEVINALIAQKVDAIAISANDQDALVPALKKAMQRGITVVSWDSGVAPEGRQLHLNPSSNPLIGNMIIKLAADHLPDGGDVAVLSASATATNQNIWIEEMNKVKGDYPGINVVATVYGDDLADKSYREAQGLMQTYPDLKAIIAPTSVGIVAAAQAVSDAEKAGQVNVTGLGLPSEMAGHIETGASKSFAIWNPIDLGYSATVLAYNLATGKAEAKPGAEIPMGRMGVLTLNETNEGAMADPFVYDSSNIDDFKDIF from the coding sequence ATGAAGCTTTTCAAATCACTTCTGGCAGCAACAGCTGTTACTGCCATCTGTATGGCTGGACCGGCACAAGCCGAAACAAAACGCATAGCGCTTGTGGTCAAGGCACTGGGCATCGGTTTCTTTGAAGCTGCCGCCAAGGGTGCGGAAGAAGCCGCAAAAGAACTTGGTGATGTGGAAATCATCTACACGGGTCCGACCGACACGACCGCGGAAGGTCAGATTGAGGTCATCAATGCCCTGATTGCCCAAAAAGTTGATGCAATCGCGATCTCAGCCAATGACCAGGACGCGCTTGTTCCAGCTTTGAAAAAAGCCATGCAACGTGGAATTACCGTCGTCTCCTGGGACTCGGGCGTGGCCCCGGAGGGACGCCAACTTCATCTCAACCCGTCATCCAATCCGTTGATCGGCAACATGATTATAAAGCTGGCCGCTGATCATCTACCTGATGGTGGTGATGTTGCCGTGCTGTCGGCGTCCGCAACCGCAACGAACCAGAACATCTGGATCGAGGAAATGAACAAGGTCAAAGGCGACTACCCGGGCATCAATGTCGTTGCTACTGTCTATGGAGACGATCTAGCAGATAAATCCTATCGTGAAGCCCAGGGCTTGATGCAGACCTATCCTGACCTAAAGGCAATCATTGCCCCCACGTCTGTCGGGATTGTTGCAGCGGCGCAAGCTGTATCGGACGCTGAAAAAGCCGGTCAGGTCAATGTTACTGGCCTTGGCCTTCCTTCGGAGATGGCTGGGCACATCGAAACCGGCGCCTCCAAGTCATTTGCGATTTGGAATCCGATCGACCTTGGCTACTCGGCGACAGTGCTTGCCTACAATCTCGCCACCGGCAAGGCCGAGGCAAAGCCTGGTGCGGAAATCCCGATGGGACGCATGGGTGTCCTCACGCTAAATGAAACCAATGAAGGGGCCATGGCAGATCCCTTCGTCTATGACAGCTCGAACATCGACGATTTCAAGGATATCTTCTAA
- the dmeF gene encoding CDF family Co(II)/Ni(II) efflux transporter DmeF, whose amino-acid sequence MHKHDMSSWTHDHIFGHDKARPGERRTLIIVLVTAVFMVVEIVAGLYYGSMALLADGLHMASHAAALGISVAAYVYARRHAFDGRFSFGTGKVNSLAAFASAILLGGFAVVMAVESVERLFNPVAISFDQAIWVAMLGLAVNGASAWLLASTPHHHHGHDHGHHHDHDHDHHHHEEEERTSELHKDHNLCAAYLHVLADALTSLLAIIALLAGKYAGAAWLDPLMGIIGAVLVAHWSLGLLRMSAKVLLDWQAAEPQVEKLRHALLADAGDRIADIHVWSIGQGQYAAEVVIVSDNPRSPNHYKTLIPDELGIVHVSLEVHRCGALQQAA is encoded by the coding sequence ATGCATAAACATGACATGTCTTCCTGGACGCATGACCATATCTTTGGCCATGACAAGGCGCGGCCGGGCGAACGTCGAACGCTCATCATCGTCTTGGTGACAGCCGTTTTCATGGTCGTGGAGATTGTTGCCGGGCTTTACTACGGCTCAATGGCACTGCTCGCGGATGGGCTCCATATGGCAAGTCACGCAGCCGCCTTGGGGATCAGCGTCGCTGCTTACGTATATGCCCGGCGGCATGCGTTTGATGGGCGGTTCTCCTTTGGAACCGGCAAGGTCAACAGTCTGGCGGCATTCGCAAGTGCGATCCTCCTGGGTGGTTTCGCGGTTGTCATGGCGGTGGAAAGCGTCGAGCGCCTTTTCAATCCGGTCGCGATCAGCTTCGACCAGGCAATTTGGGTGGCCATGCTTGGCCTTGCCGTAAATGGCGCGAGCGCATGGCTCCTTGCTTCGACCCCTCACCATCATCACGGTCATGATCATGGGCATCATCATGACCATGACCATGACCACCATCACCACGAAGAGGAAGAGCGGACTTCCGAACTCCACAAGGATCACAATCTGTGCGCTGCCTACCTTCACGTTCTTGCCGACGCGCTGACTTCCTTGCTCGCCATCATCGCATTGCTTGCTGGAAAATATGCCGGAGCTGCCTGGCTTGACCCGCTTATGGGCATCATTGGCGCCGTCCTTGTCGCACACTGGTCCTTGGGGCTCTTGCGCATGTCAGCCAAAGTGTTGTTGGATTGGCAGGCCGCAGAGCCTCAAGTCGAGAAACTGCGCCATGCATTGCTTGCGGATGCCGGTGACCGGATCGCGGATATACATGTCTGGTCAATCGGACAGGGCCAGTATGCTGCCGAGGTTGTGATTGTCAGCGACAACCCACGCAGTCCGAACCACTATAAAACGCTGATCCCTGACGAGCTTGGCATTGTACATGTCAGTTTGGAGGTTCACCGCTGCGGCGCGTTGCAGCAGGCAGCTTAA
- a CDS encoding ABC transporter permease, with protein sequence MSLASPDTQPGAGRLLPDRLKSPLQRFLTSWELLLLFVAIGVFILNSFASPYFLDPWNLSDATFNFTEKAMIAFAMALLIISGEIDLSVASIIALASTAMGFAVQLGADTGLLVVIGLCVGLACGAFNGFLVTGLGLPSIVVTIGTMSLFRGIAYIVLGDKAYTGYPADFAFFGQGYVWWVITFEFVLFALIAFLFAVLLHFTNFGRSVYVVGNNPVGALFSGIRVPRVKFALFLLTGLMSGVAAICLTSRLGATRPSIAFGWELEVVTMVVLGGVSILGGSGSIPGVVIAAFVMGMVTFGFGLLNVPGIVMSIFIGLLLIAVIALPRIALQLLAKRKA encoded by the coding sequence ATGAGCCTCGCATCCCCTGACACTCAGCCAGGCGCAGGCCGGCTGTTGCCTGATAGGCTGAAGTCTCCGCTGCAACGTTTTTTGACCAGTTGGGAGCTGCTCCTTCTCTTCGTTGCAATCGGTGTGTTCATTTTGAACAGTTTCGCATCGCCCTATTTCCTGGATCCCTGGAACCTTTCCGACGCGACTTTCAATTTTACAGAAAAGGCGATGATCGCCTTTGCCATGGCACTCCTGATCATATCTGGTGAAATCGACCTATCGGTTGCCTCCATCATCGCCTTGGCCTCAACGGCGATGGGATTTGCTGTTCAGCTGGGCGCCGACACAGGCCTTCTGGTTGTCATCGGCCTATGCGTCGGACTGGCCTGCGGGGCATTCAACGGCTTTCTGGTGACCGGCCTCGGATTGCCCTCCATCGTCGTGACCATTGGCACCATGAGCCTGTTCCGAGGCATTGCCTATATCGTTCTCGGCGACAAGGCCTACACTGGCTATCCGGCGGACTTCGCCTTTTTTGGTCAAGGTTATGTCTGGTGGGTGATTACCTTCGAATTTGTGCTGTTCGCGCTAATTGCTTTTTTGTTTGCCGTGCTTCTTCATTTCACCAATTTCGGCCGCTCGGTCTATGTCGTCGGCAATAATCCGGTCGGTGCGCTGTTTTCAGGAATTCGTGTGCCGAGGGTGAAATTCGCGCTGTTTCTGCTGACCGGTTTGATGTCCGGTGTTGCCGCCATCTGCCTGACTTCACGTCTCGGAGCAACACGGCCGTCAATCGCATTCGGTTGGGAGTTGGAAGTCGTGACCATGGTTGTGCTTGGTGGCGTCAGCATATTGGGTGGGTCAGGGTCAATCCCGGGCGTTGTCATTGCAGCTTTTGTCATGGGCATGGTGACCTTCGGTTTCGGCTTGTTGAATGTTCCAGGCATTGTGATGTCGATTTTCATCGGCCTATTGCTGATTGCCGTGATCGCGCTTCCCCGGATTGCCCTGCAGTTGCTCGCAAAACGGAAGGCCTAG
- a CDS encoding ABC transporter permease, with amino-acid sequence MVSSFKSREAILGAAILALVLAIAVRFPAFVAPSNLANVFNDTAPLIILALGQMVVILTRCIDLSVAANLALTGMVVAMLNTLMPNLPVTTILLIAVALGALMGLINGLLVWKLKIPPIVVTLGTMTIYRGMIFLISDGQWINAHEMSDAFKGFPRASVLGLPMLSWIAIFVVVFFVILIGRTSLGRAFFAVGGNPHAAVYTGINVGQTQCAAFVLSGALAGLTGYLWVARYAVAYVDIAGGFELEVVAACVIGGISIAGGIGSVGGAVLGALFLGIVKNALPVINISPFWQLAISGSAIIIAVAFNATSNRPKGRVILKKAEHAL; translated from the coding sequence ATCGTTTCCTCATTCAAATCCCGTGAAGCCATTCTTGGGGCTGCAATCCTGGCCCTCGTTCTGGCGATTGCGGTTCGCTTTCCGGCTTTCGTTGCACCTTCAAATCTTGCAAATGTTTTCAATGACACAGCTCCTTTGATCATTCTCGCCCTCGGTCAAATGGTCGTCATCCTGACCCGCTGTATCGATCTATCCGTTGCCGCCAATCTCGCCTTGACGGGCATGGTTGTCGCCATGTTGAACACACTCATGCCGAACCTGCCGGTTACGACAATCCTGCTGATCGCTGTTGCGCTCGGCGCGTTGATGGGGCTGATCAACGGGCTTCTGGTCTGGAAACTCAAAATCCCCCCGATTGTGGTGACGCTTGGTACGATGACGATCTACCGGGGCATGATCTTTCTGATCTCGGACGGTCAATGGATCAATGCCCATGAGATGAGTGACGCTTTCAAGGGATTTCCGCGGGCATCAGTCCTCGGCCTTCCCATGCTTTCCTGGATCGCCATCTTTGTTGTCGTGTTTTTTGTGATCTTGATCGGACGAACGTCTCTTGGCCGGGCATTTTTCGCTGTGGGCGGAAACCCGCATGCTGCGGTCTATACCGGCATTAATGTCGGCCAAACGCAATGCGCGGCCTTTGTTCTGTCAGGCGCCTTGGCGGGATTGACCGGTTATTTGTGGGTCGCTCGATATGCGGTTGCGTATGTCGATATTGCTGGTGGTTTCGAGCTCGAGGTGGTGGCGGCCTGCGTCATTGGCGGAATTTCCATTGCAGGTGGCATCGGTTCCGTTGGCGGTGCCGTTCTGGGCGCTCTGTTCCTGGGAATTGTTAAAAACGCATTGCCGGTGATCAATATCTCGCCCTTTTGGCAGCTGGCAATTTCCGGTTCTGCCATCATCATTGCAGTCGCTTTCAACGCGACATCGAACCGTCCAAAAGGCCGTGTTATTTTGAAAAAAGCGGAGCATGCACTATGA
- the rhaM gene encoding L-rhamnose mutarotase, producing MEKYAFKMQLNPGMEAEYKKRHDEIWPELVTLLKQAGVNDYSIHLDRETGMLFGVLWRQDNHTMDDLPFDPLMQKWWAHMADIMSTKPGNEPVAKPLETVFHMD from the coding sequence ATGGAGAAATACGCCTTCAAGATGCAACTCAACCCAGGCATGGAGGCTGAATACAAAAAGCGCCATGATGAGATCTGGCCAGAGCTGGTGACACTACTTAAACAAGCCGGGGTCAACGACTATTCAATTCATCTGGACCGTGAAACCGGGATGTTGTTTGGCGTCCTTTGGCGTCAAGACAATCATACAATGGACGATTTGCCATTCGATCCGCTGATGCAGAAGTGGTGGGCTCACATGGCGGACATCATGTCAACAAAGCCCGGAAATGAACCGGTCGCCAAGCCGCTCGAAACCGTCTTTCACATGGACTGA
- a CDS encoding sugar ABC transporter ATP-binding protein has translation MLATTQGIGDTHPPVAGNTTPVLSLKGISKSFPGVKALSDVSLDLYPGQVTALVGENGAGKSTIVKVLTGIYQPEEGEIAVSGNPVRFATAQAAGNAGVTAIHQETVLFDDLSVAENIFIGHAPKTKFGLIDRKAILRDAKKLLDRIGAQIDPAVPLKDLGIANKHLVAIARALSIDAKIVIMDEPTASLSHKEIEETYELVERLKAEGKAVLFISHKFDEIFRIADRYTVFRDGQMVGAGKITEITEQDLVTLMVGRSVDQVFPKRTAKLGDEVLKVVGYSHPTEFEDIGFSLRAGEILGFYGLVGAGRSEFMQALFGVTKPSKGAVRIDGHVAVIRTPNEAISHGIVYVPEDRGKQGAIKGLPIFQNVSLPSLKSTSRKGLLRLTEEFKLARDYTQRLDLRAAALDQDIGELSGGNQQKVVIAKWLATKPRVIILDEPTKGIDIGSKAAVHEFMAELAAQGLAVIMVSSEIPEILGMSDRVIVMREGRIAAEYQGGDMTPENLVRTAAGIAEMKS, from the coding sequence ATGCTTGCGACGACGCAGGGCATCGGAGACACGCATCCACCTGTAGCCGGCAACACTACGCCTGTTCTGTCTCTCAAAGGGATCTCTAAGTCCTTTCCAGGTGTCAAAGCTCTGTCAGATGTCTCGCTTGACCTTTATCCCGGCCAAGTGACCGCGCTCGTCGGCGAAAACGGTGCTGGCAAATCGACGATCGTGAAGGTTCTGACTGGCATTTATCAGCCCGAAGAAGGCGAAATCGCCGTTTCCGGAAATCCGGTGAGATTCGCGACAGCCCAGGCTGCTGGCAATGCCGGTGTGACTGCAATTCATCAGGAAACGGTTCTTTTCGACGACCTGTCTGTCGCAGAAAACATCTTCATTGGCCATGCTCCCAAGACCAAATTTGGCCTCATTGACCGTAAAGCGATCCTTCGCGACGCAAAGAAGCTGCTGGATCGGATCGGGGCACAGATCGACCCAGCTGTGCCCCTCAAAGACCTTGGCATCGCGAACAAACATCTGGTGGCAATCGCGCGTGCACTGTCAATCGACGCCAAGATCGTCATCATGGACGAGCCGACTGCATCCCTGTCTCACAAGGAAATCGAAGAAACCTATGAGCTCGTTGAGCGGCTCAAGGCAGAGGGGAAAGCAGTCCTCTTCATCAGTCACAAGTTCGACGAGATCTTCCGCATTGCGGACCGTTATACAGTCTTTAGAGACGGACAGATGGTTGGTGCCGGAAAGATCACGGAAATTACTGAGCAAGATCTAGTCACCTTGATGGTTGGTCGCTCCGTCGATCAGGTTTTTCCGAAACGAACAGCTAAACTGGGCGATGAAGTCTTGAAAGTCGTAGGATATAGCCATCCGACCGAGTTCGAGGACATTGGATTTTCCCTGAGAGCCGGAGAGATTCTAGGGTTTTATGGACTAGTCGGTGCCGGCCGAAGTGAATTCATGCAAGCCCTGTTTGGGGTCACCAAACCCTCGAAGGGCGCAGTCAGAATTGATGGTCATGTCGCGGTTATCAGGACGCCCAATGAAGCCATCAGTCACGGCATCGTTTATGTACCTGAAGACCGAGGCAAACAGGGCGCAATCAAGGGACTGCCGATCTTTCAAAATGTCTCCCTGCCATCGCTGAAGTCAACATCAAGAAAAGGGCTCCTGAGGCTCACCGAGGAGTTCAAGCTCGCGCGAGATTATACTCAAAGGCTGGACCTTCGGGCCGCAGCGCTGGACCAGGACATCGGCGAGCTTTCCGGCGGTAACCAGCAAAAGGTCGTCATTGCGAAATGGCTGGCGACAAAGCCCCGTGTGATCATTCTCGATGAACCCACAAAAGGCATTGATATCGGCTCAAAAGCAGCCGTGCACGAGTTCATGGCTGAACTTGCCGCGCAAGGCCTCGCGGTCATCATGGTGTCTTCGGAGATACCTGAGATTCTAGGTATGTCCGACCGTGTGATTGTCATGCGGGAAGGACGGATTGCAGCTGAGTATCAAGGCGGCGACATGACGCCCGAAAACCTGGTGCGCACAGCGGCCGGTATTGCGGAGATGAAATCGTGA